The Manduca sexta isolate Smith_Timp_Sample1 chromosome 9, JHU_Msex_v1.0, whole genome shotgun sequence genome segment aattttaattttatatatatcttgaGGCCAGTACTACTCGAAGAGTATTTGTTAGAGCGGCAACATTATACtattagtcagaaatacacttacgcacCACATTTGCACTAAACTTCAAAATGATCATAAAATCACAAAACTTAAACTGGGGttattggcgaaaatatttgtttttcatggATGatagcacaatgttagcaaacaTAAATGTGGCTTCAGGCAGAAATGCAatgtatatacattttacaaCATACCATCGGTATTTTGGATCTTTAAAGATTCTTCTAGACAGGCTCTAGCATATTGCGAAATGAATTCTTCTCCATGGTGTTTCATCGGCGCTATACTATTTTCAAATGAGGTTTAAAAACAGTGTTTGCATTAATTAGTGACATGTTCCCCGTTCCCCGGCTGTTCCCCGGGCACCGCCGTTGTCCACTGATACCAGTGATCAGACCATCACGCGAGAAATGAGGCTATCTGTCTTCGATGACAAAAAAGTACAAGAGAGTACCTAGTTAAGGCTAAATCGCGCTATGCTCGAATAGATAAAGGATGtttcgtgaaaaaaaaaaacgatttatttatacCTCCCTCGGGATAAAGCCGGTCTCGGGAGAATTCTATTGATTTACATTACTCACGGGCTGGGAAACGGAAGGAcacttgaatattatttttggaattggaatttccataaaataatttgaataaataagcCTGAACTCTTCAGTGGTAGAAAGGCCGTGGCCACTAGGTCATTATATGCTACACATAGAATATAGAGTTGATATTAAACTAAATGaacaatattatactaaataaagtTTGACAAAGAACCCTCGTATATTGTTTCTTAAAGTGAAAAGAGAAAGAGGATTTGTGAGAGAGAGAGAGGTTGGCGCTGCGCTGGCAATCATACGAAAAGCAACAATGTTGCCAATTCgacagtttttattatttttagtcgtATTAGTTGTGCAACAGCATAACCTTCAGCAATAAAGGTAAGAGTATTATGTTTCTGTATATCAAAGCCTACATTGATTAGATGATTTTGCTTACTCCTGAGCTGTAAGAGAAATGAATTTATCATACGGGTACACGTTTCAAAGCAAGTACAAAATGTGGCGTCATGGTTTCTAGAAGCGAATGCCTCACTGCTGGCCGATGCTAAAGGTATTACAGAACACTATCCTTTAACATCGAAAATTCACTTGGATGCCTCGACGACGAGCATATACGTACGAAATTGGAGTGTATAGAATTTATGGGGTGAATACACGAAGTTTAGATTGAAATGATTACGAAATAGCTTTTGTTCACGCCTCTGCTACGTGAAAGtcgttttctttattaaaagtaaGTTGCTGTGTATTTTTATCACATGAAAAATGGCACGTATTTTATCTTGTGTGTACTCAACCACAAAATTAgctgtacaaaattaaaacttcaaaacgcctatacacgttaagtttaattgaaatatttttccttgtgtgaagtaaagtaaataagatatattttatttttgttaagaaaaaaaaaattggtgaaaCACAAAGTGTACAGGCAATTTGGaggtttgaatttgttcagctatttatgtgggtgactgtacctagtgtttaaaaaaatagaacaaaataacCTTTTCTACTTAAATGTGGGGTAAGCGTAACAATCTTTTGCACTCAGTTACAAGTATTCGTTAAGTTGCTGGCTGCTTTTGACCGGACACTTGATTTTAAACCCACTGTGGGATACCATACTATAatactcattttttttaaaagctattGCAATTTATCCAAAAAATCTCGATGAACAATAGATGTTAAACACGTAATGTCGCTTCCAATGGCGTAGTATTTGAAAATCTATTGCAATATACCCAAACAATGTCAATACCCAATAGATATGAAACACGTAATAAAGCTATATCGCCTTCAATAGCATAGCGATTCTAACACAAAACTGCACTTACCTTTACGAATAAAAAATGTACGAGGGTTTCCATTATAATGCGGTTTCTGTCTGAAGGCTAGCAGGACCGTCCCAAGTTAACCATTTGTGAGAGAAAAGGTATTGCCAACGTGGCAAACGTCAATCCTAATTTATTCTGttgatctatttttttattccaagtgAAAGTGTTGGCGACTCGAAACGTTGTGTGTGGCTCGCATCGCAACAAAGAATATATTGAGCTGCCTAATTCACTGAAAAATAGCATACGCGCAACACTGCTCTAATTAAAAgggtttttttatactatatttcattttataattaaagaaaaacgggaaataataatacaatattattagagtTTGTTCActtatgtatttacaaaatgacgtactaaaaacaaaacattagaaAAACCAGTGCTACAACACATTAAAATAGGGCTGCCAACACTTCTTCAAGGAAATGTAGTATTTTTcggaaaaagcaaaaaatataaacaaatataatatttatttctataaaagttcGGATACCGGCTGTCCCAACTTGTAATGtgtgggtttttttttttttttatttgctcatGATTGCACAATGTTGCTTAGTATAATTcgctgataattattaattagtgaACTAATAATAATGTGTTTCATTTGTAGGGTAGCGTAGggggcgaggttccgctatttaaAACGTAGCTCCCGCCCAAGTTGGGTAGTTGTTTGACCTATGTTATCGGTCCCTACGTGTGCGTATGATCTTTAAGTGTTTCCCATCACACTTTAAACCTGGTTTAAGATAggcaaatacttaaatattaaaattccctTAAAAATAACCCCTTttttatagacgttatttatctaaggacggagcattggtgtgataacaagtctgtttctcagctttgtttatctgacagacaactagattcaagttgtatctcaatattagccaatcacaacggccgaATGTCttcgcactgcgaaggctgccatgtcgtcagcacttagaaacagactcgttatcacagcaaagctccgtccttagataaataacgtctatgaataagggggtaagttcatatctatctatactattatataaagctgaagagtttgtttgtacgcgctaatctctgaaactgctggttcgaattgaaaaaatatttaagtgttggatagcccgTTTATCGCGGcaggctataggctacataacatcacgctatgaccaatatgaGCGGAtcgtcaataaaaaatgttacaaaatgaggaaaattaattctttttgagagctttcgttgtgtgcgctgcgtaaatgatTCTTagaaagttctaaaaatatattataaactgctCCGCCGCATCTGTCAgactgtctgaacgcgataaacacaaaaactacccTAAGAATTTCTACGAAATTTGTTTAAGATAGTTGGATACCTTAGGaaggacatagactactttctatcccgggaaataaGTAGAGGGACTTTTTTCCCGgcaaactctttcacgcgggcgaagccgcgagaataaactttattttatatacatttgggACGAGGTTCGAACACTCAATGGCCTCTTCAAACAGGCCCCTCAACTAACCTCACATACTGTAGAGTTAAGTATACAATTCCATCCATAATTAGTATCAAGAACTAACATAGATGCTGTACCGCGTCACAGCACTTTAAACTCAAGTGCTTTACTCACAAGAAcccatatttttacattatccGTGCTAGCCAAGACCTCTAGTGAGTTGTTAGCTGACCTGCAGTAATTCAGTGTCGAGAACTCGCTGAGTGCTGGATAAATGTAGCTATGTAGTTTAGGTAAAATATCTGAAATTGCTAGAGGAATACAGACTCTATGTGTTTATCTTTATAGGTATCGATTATGTGCCTTATTATGTAGCAGCCAAGGTGTATGTGGTGTAAATCTCGTGATACTTGATCCTGCGACTGAGGTATCAGTTGTAGAGTATATATGTAGAATAGTAGTCTTCATTTGTTGGATGTTAATATGTTATGTGCTTGATTGAATGGTATCGTGAATATCACGTATTAGTTGGTTCAGCAAGTGACGTTTTGTCAGTCAGTGTACAGTTGAGGATAGTTCTAGTAATAGACGAGGGATGCAATGACTCTCGTTCTCTTGTTGTAGATTTGTCGTCGCAGATATTACAAAGCAATATTCAAGTAAGTTGGTAACCTAGAGCGCCAATTAACCCCACCATTGGCTCACCATGAGagacaaataaattacaaacaaggCTCATTACCTTCACCAGAGATTTCGTCGTTTATTCGTCCGACCACCATACCGACCAGAGTATAGCAGTGGCGAGTACAGTAGTGGCATCAGGTCGTgtgtaactaaaattatttttattgatatttatttgttcgacaattacacttctttattttacatctgcagttcaagtaatttattgtaaagttttaatatCAACAAGACAAGTATTTGGTTTTAATTagcaacgcaatgtcaaaatgaccctgtacaatTTTTATGGGAAATTATTTCACTATACCTACCACGTATGTCTTAGAAAAATACCGACCAGCAAGATAACTTATTTCCTTTAATTATCGGCATAATAagatgcaatattttattatttatttttgctcaCAATTTTTGCTGTCCGTGATCTCAACTAACAAACGACCTAACGGAAGATTAGCGCTGGCTCCATTGTCAGCATGTTGCTAAGTTGGAGCCTTTTTTGTGACATAgttttaacagattttttatatgtttcgaCTGTTTGTCATATTTATGTATCTTgtgttttgcaaaataaatgtctttcttttttttctttcttccaATATTTATATGCTTAGTATGGCCATGATAACGGTTCGGTATTATAACATACAAGTAAAGAAAGATacagtgaaataaaatgtactcaGTTGTCACTTTactcttttatttattctttacaaacacttgtgcaaaaaatattcaaagtgcAGAAGTCTACGTGCCTCCAACAGTCTGTTTATTAGTATATCACAGAGGAACTGTTAAAAAGCTGCATTGAGATCAAACAAGAGACTTGTAAACCATACAGACTgcaaaaggaaaaataatttccaATTGAGTGCCGCAGTGGACGTGTTTCTAGAGTGACACGGGAAAATAGTGCTTATTGACATAGGGATACGACATTCGTGCTACTGAACATCatagaattaaattttactaaatatggTTCATTTGTCTGTATTAGATATAAGATTTCTAATAAGTActtgcataattattatatgacttgaattgtttttttacctTAGATGTCTTAGCAATATAATttgaacaaatttaatttcaattatgtaGTTAATgtatactatatataaatactaagtGACTTCTATTAATCAAGGATTAATTGTTactttgaaatagtttttacgaattTCTTCTCTCATATCCCGAATGAAAACAAATTCAGTACATCACAAAATAACGAGGTTCAAGAAAAACAACGCTATGAACTGCAATTACATTAAATCAAGATATATTATTCAATACGTGTATAATAGTAAATGCCTCCTAGATTAAAAAATCCTATCTCAAAAAAGAGAAACAAaataaaggaattttaaaaaagatagGACGCAAAGGAATTTTGAATACATAACTGTCGAGCCAATCTAGGTGCCCTAGGTCGGTGTCTGATGCCTTTGTAGGTCCGCCGGGAGGTTCTCATTTGACTTTTTACTTTACCATCCAGTTCTATTACCCGGGGCAGAGTGGACCGCCACTTgcgtttctataaataaaaatgcaaggAAACTTGGGTGCCGTTTTAAAATTGTCGCAATACATGAATTTCATGCATTtcgatttatttatgatttataccTTTGAAATAAGCATTTGATATCAAATCTTGTCGTCATGTAAGCTTTTATTCGTGTTTCttactatgttttatatttatccggggaaaattatgttttaatgctGTGATGTAATGGTGTGAATGCTGTGAAATGCGGTGAAAGGTTCAGAAGGTTCCTAATTATGTAAATCAATAAAGTAGGAAagttgaagaaaatatttttaattttcgttttacaaaaatacatatagtaTACCTAAGTTTTAGGTGAAAAATGCTGACTAAACCTATGGTTGGCGTTACAATGATAGCAACTAAATAATCGCAAATATACTTTCTTTAGagtaattaatacattaaaataaaccaacTTACGAATtacggttatttatttattattatttttttctgacgtttcgaagactttgcagcctttatggttgTAGGGCGGATTCCATGAGGGCTGTAATTTTTTCGaaaggtcgggagaaaataataatataaataaccacgtaaatagttttattttaatgtcttacattgTCGTAAGCAaattaatcattaataattaatacattcaaTAATCATATAATCGATTATGTAAATCgataattttacaaatcaaaaaatatttttaacgtctGCATTGAGTGAGGAGAATATAATTTTGCTTGGAATTCGAGATCGGTAGTTATCATGAATGATGACGTAACCAAATGGAAGATTCTCATCAAATCCGTTAGTCTGTGCATTTGCTCTTTCTACATTAGGGGCGAAGGAGAGTGTGGTCTGAACTTCTTGTTCCTTCCGCTGAACTTCTTGAATTTCGTCAGAATCCTGTTGAAAGTTggacaatttaatatttcttcatagagtaaattattagatatttatagCGTTATTAAGGTTATTTAATTTGCcactttttttgtaaaatagcGGCTTCATTCTCATGGAAATGGATTACATCTGTGATACAATAGTTgtattaaatctatactaatatataaagctcaAGAGCTAGTTTGTTTGAGCGCGTTAATCTCacgaactactaaaccgattttgaaaatttcttttCTAATAGGAActtacattactcctaagtgctacttgccttattttattttgggaaaatatttattctggaaAGCCTTTTTCACGCCGGCAGATCCGCAGGCGataggttcaaataaatctttGAAATACTAAAAGCCATTGATAGTCGAACACTTCAACATATCAATGAATTGCCGTGGCAACTAAAggtcatatatttaaaatatttgaagttatttgtaaggtttaattgatttaatgtaataaccactgtttgttcttaaaataaattaaaataaaaacttaatgatTGAAGTGCAATAATTGTCCACTATTTATAATCAGACCATGTTTTAACAGAAcccattaatgaaaaatgtaatcAAGGAAAATGTCGTAAAGCAACAACTTACTTCAGACGTTACGACACTGGAAGTCCTATTGTCGTctctaataaatatgttattgttgGTGCCGCGAAATGTCCATCTTTCAACCGTTTTATTACTGCAGATGCTTGGCGAACGGTCTTCATAACTCCTCCAACGCGTTCCGTTTATTTGAGACGTATCTGAAATTATtgcatctattttaaaaaaacattttaatgttttagagaCACTTTGTGAGTAATGTACATATTCTTTGTGCATTGAGAAATTACATCAGTCAAAGTGCTATTTAGGGGTTTGTAATCAAACTCTTTGGatggtagttttatttcagttttcgttttgcaaaaaaattacattaaggtATCTGATTTacaagtttttagtttttatggtATTTTGTAAGTAATGTACCTATTATTTGTGCATTGAGAAATGACATTAATCTCAGTGCTATTTAGGTttctaatcattttttttattttagttttcgttTTGCGAAAAAATTACATCAAGCCATCTAATGGCTAGTTTTTATTTCtcgcattataattttaagtaagtacttaaaattACTTATGACTTGTGAATAATGACTTATCCGCGGTATAAAAGACTTTGACAATCTTAGATATCATGAAGTGTGTTACTTACCTATACCTACATCATATGGGTGGCGCCTCATCATTTTCTCAGGGGTTGGTACAGTGTCTGAAGTGCTAGTACTGCTTGTTGAGTAATCTATAAatccataatatttaattattatgaaaatactataggaaatcttatttttaactttCGCTGTAATATGGGTAAATCAATCTGAAGCTAGTTCggcgaaattaaaaaaaatcggttaaggcgatacctcaaggtccattttcatacattttgtttcacctttaatctgggtgactaaacaagtattggcaagtaaagaatttaaattcacgtctagttagtgattagttctcgcagttgaaagaaaaacgtaaaaataattaataatcatggatatttctgcctttaaaatttcgtcatattaaattttaaaggccgaaattctttacttgccaatacttgtttagttacccagattaaaggtgaaacaaaatgtatgaaaatggaccttgaggtatcgccttaataaagAATTCAGAGCtacttacagccgttttcaataaacgaacttCAATatgattccgagaatgaatcaatcaaaatacgtcatttgtaaacatgtcaaaaatacttcgttctcattggtccattttttagatagattaaaaatggcggttagttgTCAATAATCACCTTGACTTAGTAATCttcctaattattttatataatgcaaTGATTATCATAACTTTCTTCACAATACAAAACATTCAGGGTACAGTAAATAACACTTAAAACACACATGgcgcaaacaaaattataaaaattgcttaAGAAAATAACCTAGAAACTGATTTATACTGCAATTCATGTTCCATTTGCAATTGAATTTCTCCAAGTTGTAAGAAAATatcgtaaaattttaagaaCTCTCTAATATTTAGAGCTGTACGGTTATCTAACCACTGGCTACTTTAATAAATCGAATAAATCCGGCCAAGTGCGCATAAAGCCAGCGCAGTGCGGGTTTTTTACTCGTATTAGTTTAAGTTGGATTCGCTTGAAATTGAAAATCATATTCAGTCAGGTGGAAAGTACAAGATTGTATGCGTTAAATTTTTATGACAATCATctactctatattatataaatgcatggttttaatgtaaaaatattgtaatcatttatttacacatttagTTTCAACACTTGGGATCCATTTcacaatatttaagtaaatgctACTTGTTACATAcctaaatgtataagccgagcAAATACAAAAGTCCCACTAAtcatgctcccaaataaatggttatgAAATGAATACTATCTatttagttgtttaatacgataacggttaaattaaatgtacttaaaatttgtgaaacgggttattatattaatcttaCTGTCTTACTCACACACACCTTTTATTCCTAAAGGAATAGCAGGCACTAATATATCCACTTTTCGCTGCgtatattccgtcccgtgataaGGGAGCGAGCCATATCGGGcccaaattctagactccgggctgatattgagcagaaaacctcaatatcaatttgcccgattCGAGGTACGAAGCCGAAACGTTAGCATTGCAGTTGTAcagtaatataactacgccagtGCCATTCActgatataaatgcaaatgtgtGGGAAAATGAGCAAATAGCAAtgaatttggatgaattttggcacCAAGTTGACCATGCTCTGGAATTAACATAGGCAACTTTCATCACGAACTAGGTAACTAGGAACACGAAGGTACTTACATAGTCGTACTTTTTACAAGGTCGCGGCGAAGTGACCTTACTGTAcatagtaagtggag includes the following:
- the LOC115449156 gene encoding uncharacterized protein LOC115449156 isoform X2, which gives rise to MFYDNIIMNSETLGKVWKVANNIEDSNNDISLPKICEQLDDWLGNEEEVPYKRLSLRTSAMFIDGAAKLYKQGMQKLFEDYSTSSTSTSDTVPTPEKMMRRHPYDVGIDTSQINGTRWRSYEDRSPSICSNKTVERWTFRGTNNNIFIRDDNRTSSVVTSEDSDEIQEVQRKEQEVQTTLSFAPNVERANAQTNGFDENLPFGYVIIHDNYRSRIPSKIIFSSLNADVKNIF
- the LOC115449156 gene encoding uncharacterized protein LOC115449156 isoform X1 — encoded protein: MFYDNIIMNSETLGKVWKVANNIEDSNNDISLPKICEQLDDWLGNEEEVPYKRLSLRTSAMFIDGAAKLYKQGMQKLFEDIDSLDKAMSSRKRRRDVPDYSTSSTSTSDTVPTPEKMMRRHPYDVGIDTSQINGTRWRSYEDRSPSICSNKTVERWTFRGTNNNIFIRDDNRTSSVVTSEDSDEIQEVQRKEQEVQTTLSFAPNVERANAQTNGFDENLPFGYVIIHDNYRSRIPSKIIFSSLNADVKNIF